One window of the Chelonoidis abingdonii isolate Lonesome George chromosome 3, CheloAbing_2.0, whole genome shotgun sequence genome contains the following:
- the ADGRF3 gene encoding adhesion G-protein coupled receptor F3, translating into MDAAQIQLLLGALPVPRPLAGCTGNITGLGVSTECGPVQGTSRECRCLPGYEWNSDVCSQYAACTALLLSPCSCLRGTAESPGYCQPLLPSTTGTVSPTSAPQLIPAGDNLTISFSLGAGATEVTWYLLSPDGSSVRELHNGTQTMLVTNGSVAILRVSSISADWAGEYICQYVCENSQLQLRQQVSVSLGPEDIVQTPAQVSMNCSSSGGINLRCCIRNRGKAYRVSWIPSSRAPADLVGDTDPLCHSLPLETCPAQDTPYQCVFESEGLGAAQAVVTVSVIQAGDPFCPGNDSQGMWAATKAGQVAEILCPDNRAGTVQRSCSTGGVWGEVISKCTHRELLAGLHSAQLVLAGLGNPQSELARLTEWLRVETQPGRGSVSSTWDLLAVVTTVDTISRIAGDAGLHLSSSTTAVSTRDAALVGSQTPWDVGRPHRVGLAGGMLHVLHSLLRLFSWENRLLGTMRCVHQDFGTEPDPVTFLAVVSQMLDFDPQALWAKAQADVPSVASTFLQSIENITRRPVPTDGNFSFTLPNVELQGSVFNPDSLTDYSKTFHVQPLLQIHISQEVLEQLVQLGANVTVTSMALKMLGGLLPANYGPGLGNSSYILGSLLLSSSIMSSNGSVSRAEIAMTFGHRNATEDKAVAASGEERPQCVFWDHGLFQGKGGWSSQGCQTSGTGTTTKCTCQHLTSFSVLMSIHSIADSFWLDFLSRFGVCASILALILCLGIYYLVWWSVVRNEISYFRYMTLVNITLSLLMANVWFLGSNWMTPSHENKLCVAATFFMHFFYLAMFFWMLVQALMLFHHLVFVFHQLARASVTPLVVTIGYLCPLIIAAAAVAAYYPKRGYIQAMVCWLNGHNGAIYTFSVPVLVIVLVNVLILFVVVMKLMRPSVSEGPKGEERKILLSILKAVLILTPIFGLTWGLGVITMTSKSSEFFHYMFAVLNSFQGAFILVFGCLMDKKVRDALLKRIQKELTSGATTTQVENSARDTPAQVLAWV; encoded by the exons ATGGACGCTGCCCAGATCCAGCTGCTCCTCGGGGCACTGCCTGTGCCCAGACCACTTGCGGGCTGTACAGGCAACATCACAGGCCTGGGTGTCAGCACTG AGTGTGGCCCAGTGCAGGGCACCAGTCGGGAGTGCCGCTGCCTGCCAGGCTACGAGTGGAACAGCGACGTCTGCAGCCAGTATGCCGCCTGCAcagccctcctcctctctccctgcagctgtctCCGAGGGACGGCTGAGAGCCCCGGATACTGCCAGCCACTGCTCCCCAGCACCACAG GCACTGTGAGCCCAACGTCGGCCCCCCAGCTAATCCCAGCAGGGGACAACCTCACCATCTCCTTCAGCCTGGGGGCGGGGGCCACCGAGGTGACATGGTACCTGCTCAGCCCCGACGGGAGCTCGGTGAGGGAGCTCCACAATGGGACACAGACGATGCTGGTAACAAACGGCTCAGTGGCCATTCTGAGAGTCAGCTCCATCTCCGCAGACTGGGCAG GGGAGTACATATGCCAGTACGTCTGTGAgaactcccagctgcagctcaggCAGCAGGTCAGCGTCTCGCTGGGCCCCGAAGACATCGTCCAGACCCCGGCCCAGGTGTCCATGAACTGCAGCTCCTCCGGTGGCATAAACCTGCGGTGTTGTATCAGGAACAGAGGCAAAGCCTATCGAGTGTCCTGGATCCCCAGCTCCAGAGCTCCAG CTGACCTGGTGGGTGACACGGACCCTCTGTGCCATTCCCTCCCCCTGGAGACCTGCCCTGCCCAGGACACCCCGTACCAGTGCGTGTTTGAGAGCGAGGGGCTGGGCGCGGCCCAGGCGGTGGTGACAGTGTCTGTAATACAAG CTGGGGATCCCTTCTGTCCCGGCAATGACTCGCAAGGCATGTGGGCAGCCACCAAGGCAGGGCAAGTGGCCGAGATCTTGTGTCCTGACAACAGAGCTGGGACAGTGCAGAGGAGCTGCTCCACAGGAGGAGTCTGGGGAGAGGTGATAAGCAAGTGCACCCACAGAGAACTCCTGGCTGGACTGCACAGTGCTCAG ctggtcctggcagggctgggcaacCCCCAGAGCGAGCTGGCGCGGCTGACTGAGTGGCTGAGGGTGGAGACTCAGCCTGGGAGGGGCTCTGTGAGCTCCACCTGGGACCTGCTGGCTGTAGTGACCACGGTGGACACCATCTCCCGTATTGCCGGGGATGCCGGCCTGCACCTCAGCAGCAGTACCACGGCCGTGAGTACCCGGGACGCGGCGCTGGTTGGTTCGCAGACTCCGTGGGACGTGGGCAGGCCACACCGGGTGGGACTGGCTGGTGGGATGCTACACGTCTTGCACAGCCTGCTGCGACTCTTCAGCTGGGAGAACCGGCTGCTGGGCACGATGcgctgtgttcaccaggacttcGGGACGGAGCCAGACCCCGTT ACTTTCCTGGCAGTCGTCAGCCAGATGCTTGACTTCGATCCCCAGGCCCTGTGGGCGAAGGCACAAGCTGACGTGCCCTCCGTGGCCTCCACGTTCCTGCAGTCCATCGAGAACATCACCAGGCGGCCGGTCCCCACGGATGGCAACTTCAGCTTCACCCTGCCCAATGTCGAGCTCCAAGGATCCGTGTTCAATCCGGATTCACTGACTGACTACAGCAAAACCTTCCatgtgcagcccctgctccaaatcCACATCAGCCAGGAAGTGctggagcagctggtgcagctCGGGGCCAATGTCACCGTGACCAGCATGGCGCTGAAGATGCTGGGCGGACTCCTGCCTGCGAACTACGGCCCAGGGCTGGGCAACTCTAGCTACATCCTCGGCAGCCTGCTGTTGTCCAGCAGCATCATGTCCAGCAACGGGAGTGTGAGCCGGGCGGAGATTGCCATGACCTTTGGTCACAGGAACGCGACAGAGGACAAGGCTGTGGCAGCATCTGGGGAAGAGAGGCCCCAGTGTGTGTTCTGGGACCACGGCTTGTTCCAAGGGAAAGGAGGCTGGTCCTCCCAGGGATGCCAAACCTCTGGCACAGGCACCACCACCAAATGCACCTGCCAGCACCTGACCTCCTTCTCCGTCCTCATGTCCATCCATAGCATCGCAGATAGCTTTTGGCTGGACTTCCTGAGCCGGTTCGGAGTCTGTGCTTCCATCCTGGCCCTGATCCTCTGCTTGGGGATCTACTACCTGGTCTGGTGGTCGGTGGTCAGGAATGAGATCTCTTACTTCCGCTATATGACTCTGGTCAACATCACCCTGTCCCTGCTGATGGCCAACGTGTGGTTCCTGGGCTCCAACTGGATGACCCCGAGCCATGAGAACAAGCTCTGCGTGGCTGCCACGTTCTTCATGCACTTCTTCTACCTGGCCATGTTCTTCTGGATGCTCGTCCAAGCCCTTATGCTTTTCCACCACCTGGTGTTTGTCTTCCACCAGCTGGCCAGAGCCTCCGTCACGCCTCTCGTGGTGACCATCGGGTACCTGTGTCCTCTCATCATTGCTGCCGCTGCCGTGGCTGCTTACTATCCCAAGCGGGGCTACATCCAGGCCATGGTCTGTTGGCTCAACGGGCACAATGGGGCGATTTACACCTTCTCTGTGCCCGTCCTGGTCATTGTCCTGGTCAATGTGCTGATCCTTTTCGTGGTGGTGATGAAGCTGATGAGGCCGTCAGTGTCCGAGGGACccaagggagaagagaggaagatCCTGCTCAGCATTCTCAAAGCCGTGCTCATCCTGACACCCATCTTCGGCCTGACCTGGGGGTTGGGGGTTATCACCATGACGAGCAAGAGCTCTGAATTTTTCCATTATATGTTCGCTGTCCTGAACTCATTTCAG GGTGCCTTCATCCTGGTCTTCGGCTGCCTCATGGACAAGAAG GTGCGGGACGCTCTGCTCAAACGCATCCAGAAAGAGCTCACCTCCGGGGCTACCACCACTCAG GTAGAGAACTCAGCCAGGGACACGCCTGCCCAGGTCCTGGCGTGGGTTTGa